Within the Candidatus Fusobacterium pullicola genome, the region TATCTTCTCTTCAATAGTGTCTTTCAGTATTAACTTATATGAAAATACTGTTCTGTCTTGTCCTAATCTATATGCTCTATCTATAGCTTGGTTTTCCACTGTCTTATTCCACCATGGATCATATATAAATATCGTATCTGCAGCGGTTAGATTTAGTCCAACCCCTCCTGTTTTTAGTGTCATTACAAATACCTTATATTTACTATCCTTTTGGAATTTATCCACAAGTAACTGTCTATCCTTTGTACTTCCACTCATAGATAGATATTTTACTCCATATTTATCTAAATCTTCACAGATATTTTTTATAGAGTTGATATAGTTGGTAAATACTAGTACCTTATGTCCATTCTCTACTGCATCTAAAATATTGTTTATAAGCACCTCTCTCTTACTTGAAGTTACTCCAACACTCTTAGCCTCTGGACAACTTGTAATCTGTCTCAATTCATTTAGTGCTTGAAGAATAAAAAATTGTGTCTTTCCTATTCCATTCTCTTTTATCTGAGAGTGTACCATATTGTAGTAGTAGTTTCTTCTCTCCTCATATAGTTTTTTCTGCTCTGGATTCATCTCTATATACATAGTTTTCTCTATCTTATCTGGTAGATCCTTTAGAACCTCTTTCTTTATTCTTCTTAAGATAAATGGATATACCTTTTTCTTTAACTCCTCTATAGCCTCTTGGTCATTCTCCTTCTGAATTGGTATAGCATAGAAGTTATTAAACTCCTCCATAGTACCAAACATAGATGGATTCAGGAATCTAAATAATGAGTACAATTCACTTAAGTTGTTTTCAATCGGTGTTCCACTCAATGCTATTCTATGTTTTGCATTCAGTAACATTATAGCCTTAGTTGTTTGAGCATTTACATTTTTTATATTTTGAGATTCATCTAATATTACAACATCAAAATCATAATCTCTAATTATCTCGATATCATTTCTAATTGTTCCATATGTCGTTAGAATTACACCACTCTTTTTTATAATATCTCTATTTCTAAAGTTTCCATAGTAAATTCCAACCTTTAACTTTGGACTGAACTTCTTTATCTCACTTTCCCAGTTATATATCAGGGATTTCGGCATAATTACAAGACTCTTTGTCCCCTTCTTCTCATGTAATCTAGTCAATACAGATATAGCTTGTAATGTCTTTCCAAGTCCCATATCATCTGCTAGACATCCACCTAAATTATTATCTATTAGATATGATAACCATTTATATCCATACTCTTGATACTCTCTCAACTTTGCCTTAACCTTTGGTGGTTCTATATTATAATCTTTTATATTATTAATTCCTTTAAAGAAATCTCTTGTTCTATTCATCTCTTCCGAGAATATTTTATCCTCGATTAACTCCTCTACAAGAGGTAGATCAAAGAAGGAAAGCTTTACTTTTTTCTTATCATTATCCTTAAATAATCTCTCTAACTTCTCTATATACTTTTTATTTATTAAAGCACTTGTTCCATCACTCAACATTATATATGAATCTTTTTTATAAGATGATAGCACATCTAATATTGAGAATTTTTCTCCTTCAATCTCAAGTTCTATCTCCCCTTCTAAAAAGTCTATTGAATGACTAAATTTCCCAATAACCTTTGGTTTTACTGCTTTTATATTATACTTTCTAAGCTTATCAGTTCCAACTACTCTATATTTTGAAGCTAATTGTAATAGATCTTGCATAATAAACTCTTTTGCTAGCTTCTCTTGCATAATGATAAGATTACTCTCATCTAAATAGTAACTTGCCCTTACCTTAAGATTTTTTTGGTTTTTTACAAGAAGCTTTATCACATCTTCAACAGCTTCAGATATTCTACTTATATCTACATCACATATAGATATTTTTTTCTCTAGGTTATTTACAATAGCCACCTTATCTATCTCATGTTCCTTTAGGAAATCGTAGTGCATTCCTGAAACCATCAGAGTAATTTGTAGATATAAGCTATTATCATGTGATATTTTCTCTATAACTATTTGTGGACTTGGCACACATTTCTCACCCTGTACCACTTTATAATCCTTGTATTCTATCTCTATATTCTTAAAATATTTTATAGTAAGAGTTAAAAAGTTCTCTAGTCCTGATTCATCAATTGTTCCTACTAGCTCCTTCAAAGTATGAAAATCGTTACTCTCCATATCTATGATATAGAAAACATTATCAGCTAAAATTAAATCCTCATTTATAATTAAAAAATCATTTATTGAACCATTTAATAGAAGTTCTGTAGTTAGAGCTGTTGCCCCATTTTCCTTCTCTTTTATAATAAGAGCTAAGGTATTCTCTCTCTTAACCCATTTTAATGGTTCCATACTCTCATTTACAAGTTTTGGATTATCTATTAGATACTCTATTAGATCTGGATGCTCATTTAGATAAGCCTCCTCATATTCATTCTCCCAATCTATAAAAAAGCTATCCTCTTTAATTCCCTTTATATATGTCAAAATTTGGCTAGTAGTATCCTCTGCCTCTTCATCTACATCTATACTCTCTAGCATCTCTCCACTTTTATCAACTGGAAGAACATATACCCCTCTTTCATCTATTTTTAGCATAAAATATATATTTTCTAGTACATCATCTCTCTTTTTCAAGCTCATACCCTTTCTACCCT harbors:
- a CDS encoding DEAD/DEAH box helicase, with amino-acid sequence MSLKKRDDVLENIYFMLKIDERGVYVLPVDKSGEMLESIDVDEEAEDTTSQILTYIKGIKEDSFFIDWENEYEEAYLNEHPDLIEYLIDNPKLVNESMEPLKWVKRENTLALIIKEKENGATALTTELLLNGSINDFLIINEDLILADNVFYIIDMESNDFHTLKELVGTIDESGLENFLTLTIKYFKNIEIEYKDYKVVQGEKCVPSPQIVIEKISHDNSLYLQITLMVSGMHYDFLKEHEIDKVAIVNNLEKKISICDVDISRISEAVEDVIKLLVKNQKNLKVRASYYLDESNLIIMQEKLAKEFIMQDLLQLASKYRVVGTDKLRKYNIKAVKPKVIGKFSHSIDFLEGEIELEIEGEKFSILDVLSSYKKDSYIMLSDGTSALINKKYIEKLERLFKDNDKKKVKLSFFDLPLVEELIEDKIFSEEMNRTRDFFKGINNIKDYNIEPPKVKAKLREYQEYGYKWLSYLIDNNLGGCLADDMGLGKTLQAISVLTRLHEKKGTKSLVIMPKSLIYNWESEIKKFSPKLKVGIYYGNFRNRDIIKKSGVILTTYGTIRNDIEIIRDYDFDVVILDESQNIKNVNAQTTKAIMLLNAKHRIALSGTPIENNLSELYSLFRFLNPSMFGTMEEFNNFYAIPIQKENDQEAIEELKKKVYPFILRRIKKEVLKDLPDKIEKTMYIEMNPEQKKLYEERRNYYYNMVHSQIKENGIGKTQFFILQALNELRQITSCPEAKSVGVTSSKREVLINNILDAVENGHKVLVFTNYINSIKNICEDLDKYGVKYLSMSGSTKDRQLLVDKFQKDSKYKVFVMTLKTGGVGLNLTAADTIFIYDPWWNKTVENQAIDRAYRLGQDRTVFSYKLILKDTIEEKILQLQESKIKLLDNLISEDSSTLKTLSEKDIEFILGE